Proteins encoded together in one Salvelinus fontinalis isolate EN_2023a chromosome 6, ASM2944872v1, whole genome shotgun sequence window:
- the zgc:113210 gene encoding uncharacterized protein zgc:113210 isoform X1: MNSCLHNEENARAVENAIRTAVNTVMDVIYNMNSTKIIEYERKVAERDKENETLKCKLKKAEDELTTFRVGLSFELSALSPERDFGKPMCNENEVASENDWRMDFPSLNAGTPGLSAERARGQSPSASPVTSPVIKEEPADTGSFYIKWEMSEESIAEQQEGLGPMHVLGKESDGTSSVAGSQSPGDRRSEQSEETSTEHVKRRLSSAETQRQYRERIRADPEKLRAYKERAKCREEEDEDWISNFHVPWQQTPESLRRAIAEGRRVEAADRRLMVRITVDAMRVHCLNPNKKVCAEIAKAIVAEYPESFADLSKEGELLSRRYSSLLTQIKTRVEHVNRNTENRIRRPKTSKKGEHSNRQAKTARTKMDSYGCINWHPQDLPEGETTESMENKRQIMATIFNIAGPIGVDRGDVDEFMRLTYINQRHMINAWPAPSIGDVKEQWPFLFTKRWLCAHFHMLTGVEIDRCLSDALLSKGKTIVNFFRSQKPKWRRGVISLLNDIEGDLSGNKDLTACAAILLVLSHFREKEDSLFLLADVNDTQMDVEAQLHLPATPRLIMLGSSLLASSKWMVSIEGRVVCVLENQSNFAAALSVLFGCFYVFNTEYQETASATLEFIQRCLVGINPNEGTKCSSCLDSEAGVSRRTGRVVQRKTDAVAAFLKDLTEFEW; this comes from the exons ATGAATTCCTGTTTACATAACGAAGAAAACGCTCGTGCAGTGGAAAATGCTATCAGAACAGCGGTAAATACTGTCATGGATGTTATTTACAATATGAACAGTACCAAAATAATAGAATATGAAAGGAAGGTGGCAGAGAGGGACAAAGAAAATGAAACCCTTAAATGTAAGCTTAAAAAAGCTGAAGACGAATTAACAACATTTCGAGTAGGCCTATCCTTTGAATTGTCTGCACTGTCACCAGAAAGAGATTTTGGGAAACCGATGTGCAATGAGAACGAGGTGGCAAGCGAAAATGATTGGAGAATGGATTTCCCCA GTCTCAATGCAGGGACTCCTGGGCTTTCAGCAGAGCGAGCCAGAGGCCAGTCCCCATCAGCCAGTCCAGTCACCAGCCCAGTGATAAAAGAGGAGCCTGCTGACACTGGGTCCTTCTACATCAAATGGGAGATGAGTGAGGAGAGCATTGCAGAACAACAGGAGGGTTTAGGCCCGATGCATGTCTTGGGGAAAGAGTCTGATGGAACGTCTTCTGTTGCTGGTAGCCAGAGTCCAGGCGATAGACGTTCAGAACAGTCTGAGGAGACATCGACAGAGCATGTGAAAA GGAGGCTGTCAAGCGCAGAGACACAGCGGCAATACAGAGAGAGAATCCGTGCTGACCCTGAGAAGTTGCGTGCCTACAAGGAGAGGGCAAAATGCAG ggaggaggaggatgaggattgGATCAGCAACTTTCATGTCCCTTGGCAGCAGACGCCTGAAAGCCTCAGGCGAGCCATTGCAGAGGGACGAAGAGTCGAAGCGGCAGATAGGCGGCTGATGGTGAGGATCACCGTTGATGCAATGCGTGTACACTGCCTCAACCCCAACAAGAAAGTATGTGCAGAAATAGCCAAAGCCATAGTTGCAGAATATCCAGAGAGCTTTGCAGACCTGTCAAAAGAAGGGGAACTGCTTAGCAGAAGGTACTCCTCCTTGCTCACCCAAATAAAGACAAGAGTGGAGCATGTGAACCGGAACACTGAAAATAGAATACGCAGACCCAAGACGAGCAAAAAAGGGGAACACAGCAACAGACAAGCCAAAACAGCAAGAACAAAAATGGACAGTTATGGGTGCATCAACTGGCACCCACAGGACCTTCCGGAAGGAGAGACTACTGAGTCCATGGAAAATAAGAGACAGATTATGGCCACCATTTTCAACATTGCAGGCCCCATAGGTGTGGACAGGGGAGACGTGGATGAATTCATGAGGCTTACGTACATTAACCAACGCCACATGATAAATGCATGGCCAGCCCCAAGCATCGGTGATGTCAAGGAACAATGGCCTTTTCTTTTTACCAAGAGATGGCTCTGCGCCCACTTCCACATGCTCACTGGAGTTGAGATCGACCGCTGCCTCAGTGACGCTCTGCTGAGCAAGGGAAAGACCATTGTCAATTTCTTCCGAAGTCAGAAACCCAAATGGAGGAGAGGCGTCATAAGTCTCCTCAATGACATTGAAGGTGACCTCAGTGGAAACAAGGACCTCACAGCCTGTGCTGCCATTCTTCTGGTGCTGTCCCActtcagagagaaagaggactctctcttcctcttggcTGAT GTGAATGACACCCAGATGGATGTAGAGGCTCAGTTGCATTTGCCGGCCACTCCAAGACTTATCATGCTTG GGAGTTCCCTGCTGGCTTCATCTAAATGGATGGTGTCGATCGAGGGAAGAGTGGTCTGTGTTTTGGAAAATCAGTCCAACTTTGCTGCTGCCCTCTCTGTGCTCTTCGGCTGTTTCTACGTGTTCAATACAGAGTACCAGGAGACAGCCTCAGCAACACTGGAGTTTATTCAGAG GTGTCTAGTAGGGATCAACCCAAATGAAGGAACCAAATGCTCTTCATGCCTTGATTCAGAAGCCGGGGTGAGCCGCAGGACTGGAAGAGTTGTGCAAAGGAAGACCGATGCAGTTGCCGCCTTCCTCAAAGACCTGACTGAATTTGAATGGTGA
- the zgc:113210 gene encoding uncharacterized protein zgc:113210 isoform X2, with amino-acid sequence MSMLKPGQFVTNPCFRYHVFVSIPGLNAGTPGLSAERARGQSPSASPVTSPVIKEEPADTGSFYIKWEMSEESIAEQQEGLGPMHVLGKESDGTSSVAGSQSPGDRRSEQSEETSTEHVKRRLSSAETQRQYRERIRADPEKLRAYKERAKCREEEDEDWISNFHVPWQQTPESLRRAIAEGRRVEAADRRLMVRITVDAMRVHCLNPNKKVCAEIAKAIVAEYPESFADLSKEGELLSRRYSSLLTQIKTRVEHVNRNTENRIRRPKTSKKGEHSNRQAKTARTKMDSYGCINWHPQDLPEGETTESMENKRQIMATIFNIAGPIGVDRGDVDEFMRLTYINQRHMINAWPAPSIGDVKEQWPFLFTKRWLCAHFHMLTGVEIDRCLSDALLSKGKTIVNFFRSQKPKWRRGVISLLNDIEGDLSGNKDLTACAAILLVLSHFREKEDSLFLLADVNDTQMDVEAQLHLPATPRLIMLGSSLLASSKWMVSIEGRVVCVLENQSNFAAALSVLFGCFYVFNTEYQETASATLEFIQRCLVGINPNEGTKCSSCLDSEAGVSRRTGRVVQRKTDAVAAFLKDLTEFEW; translated from the exons ATGTCTATGCTCAAACCTGGCCAGTTTGTGACCAACCCCTGCTTTAGATATCATGTATTTGTTTCAATCCCAGGTCTCAATGCAGGGACTCCTGGGCTTTCAGCAGAGCGAGCCAGAGGCCAGTCCCCATCAGCCAGTCCAGTCACCAGCCCAGTGATAAAAGAGGAGCCTGCTGACACTGGGTCCTTCTACATCAAATGGGAGATGAGTGAGGAGAGCATTGCAGAACAACAGGAGGGTTTAGGCCCGATGCATGTCTTGGGGAAAGAGTCTGATGGAACGTCTTCTGTTGCTGGTAGCCAGAGTCCAGGCGATAGACGTTCAGAACAGTCTGAGGAGACATCGACAGAGCATGTGAAAA GGAGGCTGTCAAGCGCAGAGACACAGCGGCAATACAGAGAGAGAATCCGTGCTGACCCTGAGAAGTTGCGTGCCTACAAGGAGAGGGCAAAATGCAG ggaggaggaggatgaggattgGATCAGCAACTTTCATGTCCCTTGGCAGCAGACGCCTGAAAGCCTCAGGCGAGCCATTGCAGAGGGACGAAGAGTCGAAGCGGCAGATAGGCGGCTGATGGTGAGGATCACCGTTGATGCAATGCGTGTACACTGCCTCAACCCCAACAAGAAAGTATGTGCAGAAATAGCCAAAGCCATAGTTGCAGAATATCCAGAGAGCTTTGCAGACCTGTCAAAAGAAGGGGAACTGCTTAGCAGAAGGTACTCCTCCTTGCTCACCCAAATAAAGACAAGAGTGGAGCATGTGAACCGGAACACTGAAAATAGAATACGCAGACCCAAGACGAGCAAAAAAGGGGAACACAGCAACAGACAAGCCAAAACAGCAAGAACAAAAATGGACAGTTATGGGTGCATCAACTGGCACCCACAGGACCTTCCGGAAGGAGAGACTACTGAGTCCATGGAAAATAAGAGACAGATTATGGCCACCATTTTCAACATTGCAGGCCCCATAGGTGTGGACAGGGGAGACGTGGATGAATTCATGAGGCTTACGTACATTAACCAACGCCACATGATAAATGCATGGCCAGCCCCAAGCATCGGTGATGTCAAGGAACAATGGCCTTTTCTTTTTACCAAGAGATGGCTCTGCGCCCACTTCCACATGCTCACTGGAGTTGAGATCGACCGCTGCCTCAGTGACGCTCTGCTGAGCAAGGGAAAGACCATTGTCAATTTCTTCCGAAGTCAGAAACCCAAATGGAGGAGAGGCGTCATAAGTCTCCTCAATGACATTGAAGGTGACCTCAGTGGAAACAAGGACCTCACAGCCTGTGCTGCCATTCTTCTGGTGCTGTCCCActtcagagagaaagaggactctctcttcctcttggcTGAT GTGAATGACACCCAGATGGATGTAGAGGCTCAGTTGCATTTGCCGGCCACTCCAAGACTTATCATGCTTG GGAGTTCCCTGCTGGCTTCATCTAAATGGATGGTGTCGATCGAGGGAAGAGTGGTCTGTGTTTTGGAAAATCAGTCCAACTTTGCTGCTGCCCTCTCTGTGCTCTTCGGCTGTTTCTACGTGTTCAATACAGAGTACCAGGAGACAGCCTCAGCAACACTGGAGTTTATTCAGAG GTGTCTAGTAGGGATCAACCCAAATGAAGGAACCAAATGCTCTTCATGCCTTGATTCAGAAGCCGGGGTGAGCCGCAGGACTGGAAGAGTTGTGCAAAGGAAGACCGATGCAGTTGCCGCCTTCCTCAAAGACCTGACTGAATTTGAATGGTGA
- the zgc:113210 gene encoding uncharacterized protein zgc:113210 isoform X3 translates to MHWREEEDEDWISNFHVPWQQTPESLRRAIAEGRRVEAADRRLMVRITVDAMRVHCLNPNKKVCAEIAKAIVAEYPESFADLSKEGELLSRRYSSLLTQIKTRVEHVNRNTENRIRRPKTSKKGEHSNRQAKTARTKMDSYGCINWHPQDLPEGETTESMENKRQIMATIFNIAGPIGVDRGDVDEFMRLTYINQRHMINAWPAPSIGDVKEQWPFLFTKRWLCAHFHMLTGVEIDRCLSDALLSKGKTIVNFFRSQKPKWRRGVISLLNDIEGDLSGNKDLTACAAILLVLSHFREKEDSLFLLADVNDTQMDVEAQLHLPATPRLIMLGSSLLASSKWMVSIEGRVVCVLENQSNFAAALSVLFGCFYVFNTEYQETASATLEFIQRCLVGINPNEGTKCSSCLDSEAGVSRRTGRVVQRKTDAVAAFLKDLTEFEW, encoded by the exons ATGCATTGGAG ggaggaggaggatgaggattgGATCAGCAACTTTCATGTCCCTTGGCAGCAGACGCCTGAAAGCCTCAGGCGAGCCATTGCAGAGGGACGAAGAGTCGAAGCGGCAGATAGGCGGCTGATGGTGAGGATCACCGTTGATGCAATGCGTGTACACTGCCTCAACCCCAACAAGAAAGTATGTGCAGAAATAGCCAAAGCCATAGTTGCAGAATATCCAGAGAGCTTTGCAGACCTGTCAAAAGAAGGGGAACTGCTTAGCAGAAGGTACTCCTCCTTGCTCACCCAAATAAAGACAAGAGTGGAGCATGTGAACCGGAACACTGAAAATAGAATACGCAGACCCAAGACGAGCAAAAAAGGGGAACACAGCAACAGACAAGCCAAAACAGCAAGAACAAAAATGGACAGTTATGGGTGCATCAACTGGCACCCACAGGACCTTCCGGAAGGAGAGACTACTGAGTCCATGGAAAATAAGAGACAGATTATGGCCACCATTTTCAACATTGCAGGCCCCATAGGTGTGGACAGGGGAGACGTGGATGAATTCATGAGGCTTACGTACATTAACCAACGCCACATGATAAATGCATGGCCAGCCCCAAGCATCGGTGATGTCAAGGAACAATGGCCTTTTCTTTTTACCAAGAGATGGCTCTGCGCCCACTTCCACATGCTCACTGGAGTTGAGATCGACCGCTGCCTCAGTGACGCTCTGCTGAGCAAGGGAAAGACCATTGTCAATTTCTTCCGAAGTCAGAAACCCAAATGGAGGAGAGGCGTCATAAGTCTCCTCAATGACATTGAAGGTGACCTCAGTGGAAACAAGGACCTCACAGCCTGTGCTGCCATTCTTCTGGTGCTGTCCCActtcagagagaaagaggactctctcttcctcttggcTGAT GTGAATGACACCCAGATGGATGTAGAGGCTCAGTTGCATTTGCCGGCCACTCCAAGACTTATCATGCTTG GGAGTTCCCTGCTGGCTTCATCTAAATGGATGGTGTCGATCGAGGGAAGAGTGGTCTGTGTTTTGGAAAATCAGTCCAACTTTGCTGCTGCCCTCTCTGTGCTCTTCGGCTGTTTCTACGTGTTCAATACAGAGTACCAGGAGACAGCCTCAGCAACACTGGAGTTTATTCAGAG GTGTCTAGTAGGGATCAACCCAAATGAAGGAACCAAATGCTCTTCATGCCTTGATTCAGAAGCCGGGGTGAGCCGCAGGACTGGAAGAGTTGTGCAAAGGAAGACCGATGCAGTTGCCGCCTTCCTCAAAGACCTGACTGAATTTGAATGGTGA